The Arachis hypogaea cultivar Tifrunner chromosome 14, arahy.Tifrunner.gnm2.J5K5, whole genome shotgun sequence DNA window CtttgaaaaaaattgttaatggaGTGACTAgaggacaaatatgattaattctCAATCTTTGAACgatcaatttgattttaaaaatattcaataaatgaATTTGAAAAGTGTCTTATCTTTGAGagattaatttgactattaacccatATTATATTATGGATGAATTAATAATATGTAAATTAATAttgattttaaaagttaatttataacaaatattatacaaaacttttatttgaaaatttatatataatttaatatgattatttaaaaaaaagaaatacaaaaaaatataccgTTTTGATATAGATAATAAtcgttattttttaagttttgactaatgatatatattaaatttaattaattaaaaattttatttagtgatatattaaaattaatttaaattttgtagtGATTAATCATAAatgatatattaatattatataaaaatttaattattttttatattgtaaatTGACAAATATGTATGTAAAATTATTGACGAggcataaatacaaaaaataatataacataaattCATTCTATTATATGTTAGTATCAActtttatatagatatataaatagatagatagatatctTGCGCTATATTTCACGTGATGGAAATGATACAGTTGAGAAGTGGAAACCACCACGAgcgtagtttattttttttttttatggaaaaaatcaatacaaaattaaacataaaaatgatgaAAAGTTGTGAATATtccttccaaaaaaaaaaaaagagtttttaaaTAAATGAAGAAAATTTATCAACTTCAATTGTCCTATAGTTAAAATTTATCTCCTCTCATTGTGTTTCTTGAAATGTTAAGAGGAAACCAATGCTTTTTGAAAGCTTttctactttctttttctttgaaagaagaaaatattaattttatatgaaaatggTAAGTATTATGAACTGAACAAAAACAGAACTACCACAAGTCCACAATAACTAACACTTAATATCGTTCCTGAAAATAAATTACAGCAATAAAACAAAGGCCAAGTTTTACAATCACACCAATATAACAAAACAAACACCCTGTAGCTACAGCAGAAAACCTAAAAAGAGGGCTAGAATATGCAAACATAACACTTATTATATTAACTGCATCTCTAAATGTTATTGGTCTCCTTCCAAATGGATACACATGCATGAAGATTCTGCCTGAAAGATATGAcaacattacatgttagataatattcaaaatatatatgTGTAAAAGAGCAGAACTATACATTTAAGTAACATAAATGCAATACATATCCCATATACATATACTATAATACAAGAACAAGTTCACATGTTTACAATTgtatatataagaatgtatatatataaagactaaatatataataaaagagtCTGTATAtataaaaagtgaaaacagtaaaCAATCTCTTGAGTATAGTAAGTAGGTATATCAACAGCTCTCGAAAACAGAGTAGCACTAGAGAAATTGAATGAAATCCACTTATACAAAAACACACTAAAACATGCACTCTTAAACCAAAAAAcgtgaataaaatatataaaaccaAGCTTCACACCCATATATAAATATCCAATTCAGAAAATGTAAACAGAGTGATACGAAAAAGAATCCTGTCCAAACTTCATCAATTCACACCTACAACATAATCTTTAACCATGGAAATCCTTAGAAAACAGTGATACTTATTCTCAACAACATATCCACTTCAAACGGATAACCATGAAGATCTTTTTGCATCAAACAAACTCATGTTCGGTAAAATACAACATATGTTTGCTAGGAACTAATATTATAAGTAAGCTACTGTTTTAACTAGGAAGTAATCAACTAAGCTATGTTTTAACcattaaaaaatcaataataaatgCTTTATTTGGTGTGTCCAACTTAAGGTTTCAACTATAATAAAGTACATTTTAGCACTACTATATTTTGTTTCGTTTAGATAGATcagatattaatttttttggtataCCAATATTATGAATATAACAACTATATCAACAATAACAAAAACTAGAAGAAATGAAAACGGTGCATACCTTCATATTTGAGATCTGATCCTTTTCAGCTTGGCCACCTTGATCGCTGTAAATACATAGAGCTTGTCATAGACATCACTCAACAACTTGAAATAAGCATATCTCCAAGATTTCTTCAAAATCAATGAGAAGCAAACTCCCCAAAATGCCATAACAAATCCAGCAGCCATAGCAATGTAGAACCCCTCGCTTACAAAttgttcatcatcatcaccatcagcaTCATGTTCACTGATCTGGTGACCATGAATGGGACAAGTATTGTTGAGGGGAGCACCACAAAGTTTTGGATTTCCTGCATAATCAGAAGCATCCCTAGTTTGAAGTTGCGTGCCAAGTGGGATTTCTCCAGATAAATCATTGTATGACAAGTCAAGAACACTGAGACGGTCAATCTGAGCAAGCTGTGAAGGAATTGTTCCTGACAAATGATTTCTGGATAGATCAAGAAAATCTATTGACTTCAGCTGTCCAATAGTTGGAGGAATGTGTCCACTAAACAAATTCCTTGAAAGATTTAAAGAAACCAAGCCAATAAGAGTCATCATCTCACTTGGTATTTTCCCTGTTAATCTGTTGCTGGAGAAATCAATACTTCTCAAGAATCCCAGGGTGCTTCTATATTTTGACATTTTTCCTTTCCATATGAGTGATGTGCTATCATTATAAATTCCGATGGTAAAATTATCGGTAATGGTTGCATTTGAATTTGCAAGAGTGGCCATAGCAGAAAGATTACATATGCATTTAGGTATATTGCCAGAGAGAGTATTGAGAGAGAGGTCAAAGACATGGAGTTCATGAAGATTGCACATGCTTAATGGAATGTTACCATGAAAATTATTGGAATGTAAGTTAAGTACAAGTAGGTTTGGAATATTATCTCCAATCCAGCTTGGTATTCTTCCTGACAACTTATTACCTGCAACATCAAAAACTTGTAGTTGTGTGCAATTATTCAAGGATGATGGTATCTCTCCTGAAAAATTATTCCCTCCTAAATGTATTGACTTGATATTTCTTAATGACCCCAAAGATTTTGGCATGTTTCCATAAAACTGATTATTGGATAAATCTAGGACGACCAATAACTCAAAACTCATCCAATAATCCGAAAGTTCTCCTCTAAGGTCGTTGTTTGACAAATCCATAAATCTCATGTATTTGGTCGAGTTTGCACATAAAAGAGGATCTGCAATTGAAAATCTGTTATTGGAGAAAAAAGTTTACatatgcatatttgaatttgctAGAGTGGCCATAGCAGAAAGATTACATATGCATATATTGCCAGAGAGAATATTGAGAGAGAGGTCCAAGACATGGAGTTTATGAAGATTGCACATGCTTAATGGAATGTTACCATGAAAATTATTGGAACGTAAGCTAAGTACAAGTAGGTTTGGAATATTATCTCCAATCCAGCTTGGTATTCTTCCTGACAACTTATTATCTGCAACATCAAAAATTTGTAGTTGTGTGCAATTATTCAGGGATGATGGTATCTCTCCTGAAAAATTATTGCCTTCAAATTGTATTGACTGGATATTTCTTAAAGACCCCAGAGATTTTGGCATATTTCCATACAACTGATTATTGGATAAATCTAGGACGACCAATAACTCAAAACCCCTCCAACAATCCGAAAGTTCTCCTCTTAGATCGTTGTTTGACAAATCCATAAATCTCATGTATTTGGTCGAGTTTGCACATAAAAGAGGATCTGCAATTGAAAATATGTTATTGGAGAAAAAAGTTTGAGAAGCAGTTGAAAGGAATGCTGGAATTGGGCCTTCAAATAAATTGAAGCTCAAATCAATTGAAAGACCTTGGTCAGAAACAATAGCTGGTAGAATTGGGCCTTCAATTTTTCCTCGAAAACAGTTATGAGAAATATTCAAATACATCATCTGAGGAAGAGGTTCCCAAAACCAATTTGGAACAGTGCTAGAAATTCCAGCACAGGAAATATCCAAATAGTCAATCATGGTTTGGGTATGAAGCCATGTTGGAAAGTCAGGCCCCAACTTGCAACGGGCCAAATaaatgttaattaaattgaaaggGGGAATCCAATCGACGCTAACATTAAAAGCCAATGCATTATGAGACAAATCCAAAGTGTAAAGAGTGGAAAGTCTTGAGAAATGAGCTTCAGTTATCAAACCTGTCAGGAAGTTATTCCCAAGGTTTAAGTGAGTTAAGTTGGATAGTTGTCCAATACCTTCATGTATAGTTCCACTTAACCTGTTGTTATCAAGTCGTAACACATGCAAAGATTGAAGCTGAGAGTGAGAGAGGTCAGGCACCATCCCCGTAATTTCATTCCATCCCATATCCAAGAATTTTAAGGGTTTATGAGCACAACGAGAAAACTCTCGAATATATTCATGAAAGTCCCCTATCAAGTTGTTCTTGGATAGGTCTAGTTCTACCAAATTGCAACTATGAAACAAGGATACAGGTATTTGGCCTTTGAGCTCATTATTTGCAAGATTTAACTCCTCAAGCCTACCAGTGGAATTCATTAACCATGGGAACATCAAGGATGCATCCCTTAGAGAGTTGTTAGAGACATCCACAAAAGACAGAGAAGTGGAGAAATTAGCGGGGGATGAAATGGACACGGAATCAACAAGATTGCAACCATGCAAGTCTAAATATTGAAGATGAGAAAGGCTACTCACTTGTTGTTGCCAATTGCTGGCACCACTTAGATTCACCCAAGCAAGCGAAAGATACCTCAGGATTGAAAGTTCAGATAGCCATTGTAAATCAGAACTCATCATGTACAAGGAATCAAGGTCAAGATACTGCAAACgggaaatatttttgaattgaCTAGGAATGGTTCCGGTGAATGCATTGTAACTTGGATCAAGATGTTCCAAGGATAAGAGATTTCCAAGTTGGGGTGGCATTTTTCCACCAAAGTAACAAGAAGAGAGATCGAGATGTGTTAAAAAGGTTAAAGAGCCAATGAAAGGAGGGAGGGATGGGGTGTGAGTAAAACGATTACCACTAAGGTCCAAATACTTCAAATGATGTAACTCACCCAGTGATGGACTTATGGAGCCAGCAAAGTGATAACCATGGAGATGAAGCATGAGAACATGGCCAGTTACATTGCTGCACTTGACGCCTTCCCAGATGCAACACTCCTTCTGCTGCTCCCCATCTCCCCATGAAGACAGCCAATCATCATCATCGGTCACATTGAAGCCACGTTTGAGAGAAAGCAGAGCTTGCCTTTCACTCTCAATGCACTTCCCACTTGCCACCACCGCTGCACTGCTCGTCCATGCAAGTACCTGCACCATCAACACCACATAAACTACACCATTCATCATCATCACTCCAAGCATAGAATATTTCAAGTTAAGTTGTTGTATCAAATCATGTGTGTGCTCAACAACCTAAGGCCATATTTCCAATTTATAATCAACGCGTACGTAGGTTATACTCACAAAAAATACATAATGAGGACAGCAAATTCCACAAAGACTAATTCAAACCAAAGATATATATAAATCCAATATAAATAACTTGTCATGTGTGGCCTAAATGCTTCCACTCACTCAATGTATTCTATACTCATGACTCATGACATGACTTGAACTATTGACTTAACAAGTTTGATGTACGTTGCATTATATGAGAGCCTCAACAGTCAACACCAAACATATATTCCTACAGTAATGTTTGGGTAAGCCTACaagtgaataataataaatatttttaaaataccatttatatttatatacatactctcaaatatataaatattattcttcaaaaaaataatatttgtaaatcaaaatcagtcattaatgtatttgtatataaatacatgtgtgattgaatttatttttaatgtgtatttatattttaacatacattttatactgataattgactttaatagttaattttagtacACACATAgcataataaattattctttcgTACATTTTGGGTAAGAAAAATTGGCTTCCTTATCAGTGAGATGTGTACTTTTGTGGATATTTCAAATTAGAGTAgcaaataaatgaaaaaatttgagaaatagctcttttcaattttttttaataattgagagaataaagtatgatttttaatttttttatattttttttatcctatttataaaattaattgtgAAATATCACATTTCACTACTTCAATAGTTAAAAAAGATTAAGAAGACTGTTCccaaaaatttgtaattaaagtTGACACAATGATCCTACATTTTGGACAAACACTCTGACATTCATCTCCACTAATTTTATGTCAATTTTTTCGTCTGTACATAAGCTCAAGACTTCTCTAACCCTTACTACACTTTGgtaaaatgtttattttttaaacataatttataaaaattatgtttaataaatcaaattaaaaattttttttaataaatataaataataataattacatttaataaaatagtttttaaaaattaaaaatactatacTAGATATAAATgtaaaagttaaatttaaaaattaatttatattaactatattagattttttaattttaataaatataggtcaattttaaaaaaatttaccttaaatactttttaaaatatttttatcttttaaaaactataaatataaatacatatttttttatttatcaaataaaaaataagatactGATGCTATATATTGAAAACTACAAACtctttctcaaaaaattttaacaaataaacCAAGCCTAATTCCGTAGTCAACACAAATATaccttcatatttttttttttgttgtctcATATATACCTTCATATAAGTTCTGTCAACAAATTAGAGAAAATAATATACTTAGAATTCTAACAATTTAGTGCTAACATTATTGCTAGCAAGtgttctaaaaataataattaaagatattgattttttttttttttgtgaaatcaATCATACTATGCGATGTACATTAAAAATCAAATACTAATAAGTTATTGCTATAtagaaatatatttttactattttataaattttttattataatattgtaaACAAATTCAATTATTTGTCtattacaaatttaattattttgtttattgattattttattaaaaaatatgtgaatcaatatatataaatatacaaaaatatatagtaactaatttaatgactaatatttaataaatataaaatattttattataaaaatataacacaaatattaactttttaattttttttaataatttaatgcaTTGAAAAAATCAAATATTCTTTTAGACTCATATTTAAGAGCAATCCTACAAAGACCAacacattttattatttttgatctataattaatcaataatatttaaaagtgttaGCAAAAAATATGGTAATAGACTAATAGACTAAAAATATTAGATTATTAGCTAAAAgtgttaattaatataaattaaaattactgttttttgaaattttttccaTCTTTAAACGCTCTTTATAAAATAAAGAGTGTTATATTcattattaattaaacaaatcttaactttctatttattatattttatactaatagtttagatttagaatttatttaaaatttacagatttaggttttaaaatttagaatttatgtaaattttagaatttaggatataattccaaatttaagatttaaaacttaatatttagattttaaaatttaaaaagcgaTACATTTCTATTTTTTCGGAGTGTATTAGCATCTGCCATTTAGTATATTAGTGTTAAAATGATTAGTGGTTATTTACTAGGATCGGTTGGTCGAAATAATAATCCAAACAGGTTTTCTTGTATATTGCAGGACTTTCTGTGTCCATTTGAACAACAATCCGAGGTTCTTCTTGTTCTGATTGTGTTCtatcttcgtttttttttttttcgatataAGAAAGGTAGTAACGGGAACTGTTGGTTTTCTGATAGCTTTTTTTAATCTCTCTGCAGCACCCTCGAAAAATTTTCACCGGCAAGATGATAAATAGTTAGTGGAAACTAAGATGCAGTtaactttacgtaaagttgatagctgagatttctgttagatgaaaatttagtcaaatcagtcaaattgtGATTCTCATTtattaacttcacgtaaagttaacTGCATTTGAATTTTCACCTAAATAGTTATCTAAAGTCATAATTATAATTGAATGAGTTTATACTATATAAGTACACCAAAATTACTGTTAATTTAAATAGtgtaaagtactaaattagtcATTTACGTTTAGGCATAATCCTATTTTGGTCCTTAATGTTTAAAGTGTCATATTTAAATCCAAGTTTCATTTAGCTTTAATTTAGTCACAGCGTGAggttaaagttaaataattaatgaaatgtcctacatgacaaCATTATAAGAACAAGATCGATAATTTGGAAAATAaatacaagctccagaggcacaaaaacAACTgtagatgcatcaatacatttatttatcattctctttagttttatagaaaatatttcatttaaattataaaaaaataataaataaatatattgatacatCTATAGTTGTTTTTGTGCCTCTGGAACTTGTACTTATTCTCCAAATTATCAaccttgttcttgtactgctgttATGTTATGTaagacatttcgttaattatttaattttgacaatCACGGTGGAACTACATtaaagctaaatgaaacttttttggattcaaatatgaCACTTTAAAATTCAAGGACCAAAACATGATTACGTCCAAATGTAGAGGactaatttagtattttaccCATTTAAATAACAAATCTATTGGGCTTTTTAATGCAAGTACATGTATTAGTGATATGTGCATGAAGAACACAATAAAGACATAATAATAAAATGCCATAGCAAACCTTGGATTCATGGTAATTGTGTAGCAAATGAAAGAGGAATGATTATTTACAAGAGCAAAGGTCAGTCATATATTAAGCTTAAGCTAACCACTTATGTGTCCAAAATTGAAGACATGAAGAATGGAGTTGAATTGATCAACGCGGTTTAACTAATAGATATTAATTACGTAGACCAAGTAACTAGTAAACTAGTGCAGTGAACCGATACAGATGAATGAAGTTCATCAGCGCGTTTTAATTAAGACTAGATTAAGACCTGCTATATATTAAGAGCTAAATTAAttgtattatataatataaatttaaaatattatactaaattgacagataaattaatttttgaaaaataaggtattttttaaatttgtccctcaaaaattttttcaattaaattaatcTATCAAAAATTACGAATTAATTATAGCTGTTCTTCAGTTACTCTATTTACAATTTTCGTCGACGATTGATGATATAAAATGTTAACTGATGGTATATATGACACATGTTAAATTTGGAAAACCgaaatgatgatcaaacattattaaaatattaattaaaaattattaaatggtTATTTGTTTAAATTGCTTCCAATAATTTGTTTGATGATTTTTGTTCAAGTGTGCAGGAAGCAAATTAAATTTTCTATTGGGCCAAAACTACACAAGTCCAAATGGATCATCAAAGAAAATTTAGTTTTGgacaaaattaatttaagaaaaaaaaacaaataggtccctgactttttgttctacggacattttcgtccttgaccattgaaaaatacttttaagtccctgaccttcacaaaacttggacggatcagttccagacggaggcatttggacggagggactgatccgtccaaattttgtgaaggtcagggacttaaaagtattttttaatggtcAAGGACGAAAATATCCGCGcgacaaaaggtcagggacctatttgtccttttctcttaatttaaatattagtggttgaatattaaaaaagaaagaaatccaAAGTGGCACATATCACAAGTCCATGATGAATCAAAATGAGAAGCAAATGACCCAAGGTCTAGTAGGAATTCATTCGGTGATTACAAAGCAATCTTTCAAGAAACTAAAAGTCCAACACGTGACTTTATGTCTTGGTAAATGAAAGTTTCAATTCGatttaattgcattaaaagatCCACACGTTACTCTATTTTTTGGGAATTGAGATTTagattttaattgaatttaatttactttgaaTACTTCTTTCGAaagtttctttttctctctcctctttctttatTTTCGGTCACTTCAATCCATcaaaaaagaagatggaagaaaaagaaaaatcacagaaaatagcCAAAAAAGATATTTGCTatagaagaaaagattttgaagaaaacCTTTAAGATTTTCGTTGCCAAGAATAGAAGCAATTCACCTCTGTCAGGAAGAAGATCTAGCTAGATAAAAGTTCATTTCCATTTTTgttcttccaagaggaagatagcGTCTGAACCTCAAGAAGGGTAGAAGCAAAAATGGAAACCCTAAAACTACCCTGGGTCAGAAGCTCATCAAGGGTTCGAATTCATTTTTGAAGCCAAAGTTAAGATGAATGACCAAGATGGAAGAAGCTTGAAGAAAAAGGGTGAGAGAGATGAGGTAAGCTTGCATGCATTAGCCTCACTTTTCTCAACCCCTTCTGATGAAGGCGCAATTACTCTTTGGTAGGAGAAGAAATTGTTGGGTTAGGGTTTCAACTTTGGAAACTtcctcttctatattaagggtgaacagccaatggttgagatcaaggagagaaagtgaaaagtacagagttctcatagctacccaaactTTCTGAGTTCTCCTTCAACGGTGTTcatctcattttctttttcttagttttgtttgtttgtgtctcatggtgaaaaagataaatatggtgaggtttgtaagaaaaagccaatgagaggAAAATGTAGTgatcaaaattagagaaaaagccatagatgtctcagagtttctttgtacatctttctATTGTGtgtcatgattctgtgggaattttcttgcaagttgggttagcactttgctgttgaaagcTTGGTTTCAGtccaagtcaagttcagattGGGGTTATAATCTGGATTTGTTCCaaataggattgggtagatcatAGGAAAAGAATTAGTGTTTGTAATCTGctaaagatagtgaaattccatcactgttgtgatggagactggatgtaggctgcattgcacttagcagctgaaccaggatacatattggtgtgattctctcttctctgcttcttctctATTTCTGGTTCGcaggagacaaaatgaaaaatatttctcAACTTgttacgagacaaaacaaaaatgtCTCTTAACTTGTTACAAGACAAAAAGTGAAAATATCTCCTGAACTTTATTGAAAAAGTAAAACTAATACTCTACCAAGAGGGaagctaagattcaaccctcATTCTCTTAGTCAATGATTACCATCAACACATAATATGTTGAATTAAATGTTGACTAAATATGTTTACGAAAATCAACCAATTTAATCATTAGGTCATAT harbors:
- the LOC112744528 gene encoding receptor-like protein EIX2 isoform X3 — translated: MLGVMMMNGVVYVVLMVQVLAWTSSAAVVASGKCIESERQALLSLKRGFNVTDDDDWLSSWGDGEQQKECCIWEGVKCSNVTGHVLMLHLHGYHFAGSISPSLGELHHLKYLDLSGNRFTHTPSLPPFIGSLTFLTHLDLSSCYFGGKMPPQLGNLLSLEHLDPSYNAFTGTIPSQFKNISRLQYLDLDSLYMMSSDLQWLSELSILRYLSLAWVNLSGASNWQQQVSSLSHLQYLDLHGCNLVDSVSISSPANFSTSLSFVDVSNNSLRDASLMFPWLMNSTGRLEELNLANNELKGQIPVSLFHSCNLVELDLSKNNLIGDFHEYIREFSRCAHKPLKFLDMGWNEITGMVPDLSHSQLQSLHVLRLDNNRLSGTIHEGIGQLSNLTHLNLGNNFLTDPLLCANSTKYMRFMDLSNNDLRGELSDCWRGFELLVVLDLSNNQLYGNMPKSLGSLRNIQSIQFEGNNFSGEIPSSLNNCTQLQIFDVADNKLSGRIPSWIGDNIPNLLVLSLRSNNFHGNIPLSMCNLHKLHVLDLSLNILSGNICIYPLLCANSTKYMRFMDLSNNDLRGELSDYWMSFELLVVLDLSNNQFYGNMPKSLGSLRNIKSIHLGGNNFSGEIPSSLNNCTQLQVFDVAGNKLSGRIPSWIGDNIPNLLVLNLHSNNFHGNIPLSMCNLHELHVFDLSLNTLSGNIPKCICNLSAMATLANSNATITDNFTIGIYNDSTSLIWKGKMSKYRSTLGFLRSIDFSSNRLTGKIPSEMMTLIGLVSLNLSRNLFSGHIPPTIGQLKSIDFLDLSRNHLSGTIPSQLAQIDRLSVLDLSYNDLSGEIPLGTQLQTRDASDYAGNPKLCGAPLNNTCPIHGHQISEHDADGDDDEQFVSEGFYIAMAAGFVMAFWGVCFSLILKKSWRYAYFKLLSDVYDKLYVFTAIKVAKLKRIRSQI